A stretch of Alkalicella caledoniensis DNA encodes these proteins:
- a CDS encoding amino acid synthesis family protein, which produces MKIRKFYTIVEEPITDGQKLIEGKNQKKVSVAVVIENPFAGKYQEDLSSLADWSEEIAPLLVEKALKAANIDISEAESYGKAAIVGGNGELEHAAALLHPKLGKPFREGLGGGKSIIPSAKKMGYPGVSIDVPLHYKDAAFVRTHFDAMEVRVPDAPRDNELVLIVSVTNCGRPHPRVGGLTIAEAKCVDGLR; this is translated from the coding sequence ATGAAAATTAGAAAGTTTTATACCATTGTTGAAGAGCCTATTACTGATGGTCAAAAGCTAATTGAGGGAAAAAACCAAAAGAAAGTATCTGTGGCAGTTGTAATTGAGAATCCCTTTGCTGGTAAATATCAAGAAGATTTATCTTCACTTGCCGATTGGAGTGAAGAGATAGCACCACTTCTTGTGGAGAAAGCGCTAAAGGCAGCAAATATAGATATTTCTGAAGCTGAAAGCTATGGAAAAGCCGCCATAGTAGGTGGAAATGGTGAATTAGAGCATGCCGCGGCACTACTGCATCCTAAATTGGGCAAACCTTTTAGAGAAGGGTTAGGTGGTGGAAAATCCATTATCCCATCTGCAAAAAAAATGGGCTATCCAGGAGTAAGCATTGATGTACCGCTTCATTATAAAGATGCCGCCTTCGTAAGAACACACTTCGATGCCATGGAAGTTAGAGTTCCAGATGCACCTAGGGATAATGAATTAGTACTTATTGTTTCAGTGACAAACTGTGGTAGACCACACCCAAGGGTAGGTGGGCTTACCATCGCTGAGGCTAAGTGTGTAGATGGCTTAAGATAA
- a CDS encoding methyl-accepting chemotaxis protein has translation MKTIKIQLIVVFTLIIVISIGSLSIISINRASSAILNEAEKALGNSVVEAGKYITSRVDNQLTYVETLSQNQIIFDDEMPWEEKANYFYEEAKRTGYTGFAFADIKGESRVFDHERTVLDISERDYFQGALTGTATTSDIIISLLGDGAIIIYAVPVKVNNEIIGVFYGWRDGLAISEILADISFGETGESYTLNKVGTVTGHADTTMVLNQFNFFNDLDDSYQELIEVKHKIVDGSVGIDRVMYGEQSILGYAPVEKTPWMVVLSVPEKELLSEIDELKRTLLVIVSITILIGIGITYFTSIFVVKPIKKAVDHANNIAKLDIRNDVPQTLLNRKDEMGTLSRALQSITDNLRTFVKHVDKTSEEVAKSSGELSLSINQSLQANTEVAKTIEEIAKGASEQAENTEKGAVNINDLTMLIEEERRSIDILNKSVYQVDTLKEEGLQILKGLNTDTERSNDSLSEISSKIVDTNKSVGRIEEASSMIKSIANQTNLLALNAAIEAARAGETGRGFAVVADEIRKLAEQSSDFAEEISVVIKELTEKTTSTVALMDTVTEIAKLQTQSVEQTDEKFSGIATSIENMNNLIEGVTEIAKGMEAKKEEIVNIIHNLSAISQQHAAGSEETSASVQQQNTSMSEIATATERLAQLAREMRDSFSGVKY, from the coding sequence ATGAAAACTATTAAAATTCAGTTAATCGTGGTCTTCACATTGATAATAGTTATTTCAATAGGTAGTTTAAGTATTATTTCTATAAATAGAGCATCAAGTGCCATTTTAAATGAAGCTGAAAAAGCTCTAGGAAACTCTGTTGTAGAAGCTGGGAAGTATATAACTTCAAGGGTAGATAATCAATTAACATATGTTGAAACATTATCGCAAAACCAAATTATTTTTGATGATGAAATGCCATGGGAGGAAAAAGCAAACTACTTCTATGAGGAAGCGAAAAGGACAGGCTATACTGGTTTTGCCTTTGCGGATATAAAAGGTGAATCTAGGGTGTTTGATCATGAGCGTACAGTTTTAGATATAAGTGAAAGAGATTATTTTCAAGGGGCCTTAACTGGAACTGCGACAACTTCGGATATTATAATAAGTTTACTTGGAGATGGGGCCATTATAATTTATGCTGTGCCAGTTAAAGTAAATAATGAGATTATAGGTGTATTTTATGGTTGGAGAGATGGGTTAGCAATAAGTGAAATCCTAGCGGATATTAGTTTTGGCGAAACCGGAGAGTCATATACCCTTAACAAAGTAGGGACGGTAACAGGACATGCTGATACTACTATGGTGTTAAACCAATTTAACTTTTTTAATGACTTAGATGATTCATACCAAGAGCTGATAGAAGTTAAACATAAAATTGTTGATGGTTCTGTAGGAATAGATAGAGTCATGTATGGGGAGCAATCCATATTGGGATATGCACCAGTGGAAAAAACACCGTGGATGGTTGTACTATCTGTTCCAGAAAAAGAGTTGCTTTCGGAAATTGACGAACTTAAAAGAACATTACTAGTCATTGTATCAATAACAATTTTAATAGGAATTGGTATAACCTATTTTACTAGTATATTTGTAGTAAAACCCATAAAAAAAGCTGTGGACCATGCTAATAACATAGCTAAGCTTGATATACGAAATGACGTACCCCAAACTTTATTAAATAGAAAGGATGAGATGGGTACTTTAAGTAGAGCACTACAAAGTATAACGGACAACTTAAGGACCTTTGTAAAGCATGTGGATAAAACATCAGAAGAGGTGGCAAAATCTTCTGGAGAATTAAGTTTATCAATAAACCAGTCACTTCAAGCAAATACTGAAGTTGCAAAAACTATAGAAGAAATAGCTAAAGGCGCATCAGAACAAGCAGAAAACACAGAAAAAGGCGCAGTTAACATAAATGATTTAACTATGCTTATAGAAGAAGAACGAAGAAGTATTGATATACTTAATAAATCAGTATACCAAGTAGATACCTTGAAAGAAGAAGGATTGCAAATATTAAAAGGCTTGAACACTGATACTGAAAGGAGTAATGATTCCTTAAGTGAAATATCTTCTAAGATTGTTGATACTAATAAAAGTGTAGGAAGAATAGAAGAAGCAAGTAGTATGATAAAGTCAATTGCAAATCAAACTAACCTATTGGCATTAAACGCTGCAATAGAAGCTGCTAGGGCAGGAGAAACTGGTAGAGGTTTTGCTGTGGTTGCTGACGAGATAAGAAAACTAGCAGAACAATCCAGTGATTTTGCAGAAGAAATATCCGTGGTAATAAAAGAGCTAACAGAAAAAACAACGTCAACAGTTGCCCTAATGGACACTGTCACCGAAATTGCCAAACTACAAACACAAAGTGTAGAGCAAACAGATGAGAAATTTAGTGGCATTGCAACTTCGATAGAAAATATGAACAATCTCATTGAAGGTGTGACAGAAATAGCTAAGGGAATGGAAGCTAAGAAAGAGGAAATTGTAAATATAATACACAACTTATCGGCCATTTCACAACAACATGCTGCCGGTAGTGAAGAGACATCGGCATCTGTACAACAACAAAATACATCCATGTCTGAGATTGCTACAGCTACTGAAAGACTAGCTCAGTTGGCAAGAGAGATGCGAGATAGTTTTTCAGGGGTAAAGTATTAA
- a CDS encoding IS256 family transposase, translating to MTTKGNLLAKELAKECRSVEEVQEHLKSLFKDTMQEIFEAEMDEHLGYDKHSPIGDHSGNSRNGYNKKTIKTKYGESTIEIPRDRNGDFEPQVIKKYQRTSNELEDKIISMYANGMTTRDIESHMQDIYGIEVSATMVSKVTDRILPMIAEWQSRPLDRIYPIVFLDAIHFKVREDNRIINKAAYSVLGINMAGHKEVLGIWIGGNESSKFWLGVLNDLKNRGVEDILIACKDGLSGFSEAINSAFPKTEIQLCVIHQIRNSMKYVSYKEMKQVMVDLKKVYQALTLDEAEYAFEEFKEKWGKKHPIIIKSWEKNWDELTVYFKYPNEIRKLIYTTNTIEAYHRQLRKVTKTKTSYPNDEALEKILYLATMEISKKWTQPLRIWKQCISQFAIYFEDRIDSNLAV from the coding sequence ATGACTACAAAGGGTAATTTATTAGCCAAAGAATTAGCAAAAGAGTGCCGAAGTGTAGAAGAAGTACAAGAACACTTAAAAAGTTTATTCAAAGATACTATGCAGGAAATCTTCGAAGCTGAAATGGATGAGCATTTAGGCTATGATAAACACTCACCCATTGGCGATCATTCAGGGAATAGTAGAAATGGTTACAACAAGAAAACCATTAAGACTAAGTACGGAGAATCAACCATAGAAATCCCAAGGGATCGTAATGGGGATTTTGAACCACAAGTAATCAAGAAATATCAACGGACTAGCAATGAGCTCGAAGATAAAATAATATCCATGTATGCTAACGGAATGACCACACGTGACATAGAAAGCCATATGCAAGATATCTACGGCATCGAGGTATCAGCAACAATGGTTAGTAAAGTTACAGACAGGATACTACCTATGATTGCTGAATGGCAATCTAGGCCACTAGATAGGATCTACCCTATAGTTTTCCTTGATGCAATTCACTTTAAAGTTCGTGAAGATAACAGGATAATTAATAAAGCGGCTTACAGTGTACTAGGTATAAATATGGCAGGTCACAAGGAAGTTTTAGGAATATGGATTGGTGGTAACGAAAGTTCAAAGTTCTGGCTAGGAGTACTTAATGACCTTAAAAATAGAGGTGTAGAAGACATCCTAATTGCTTGTAAGGACGGACTTTCAGGCTTTTCTGAGGCTATTAACTCTGCCTTTCCAAAAACAGAAATACAGCTATGTGTTATTCACCAAATCAGAAACTCGATGAAGTATGTTTCGTATAAAGAAATGAAACAGGTAATGGTAGACCTGAAAAAAGTATACCAAGCTTTAACTCTTGATGAAGCAGAATATGCTTTTGAAGAGTTCAAAGAAAAGTGGGGTAAAAAACACCCAATAATTATTAAATCATGGGAAAAAAATTGGGATGAGTTAACTGTTTACTTTAAGTATCCTAACGAGATACGTAAATTGATCTATACTACAAATACCATCGAAGCATACCATAGACAGCTGCGTAAAGTTACTAAAACTAAAACATCTTACCCTAACGATGAAGCCTTAGAAAAAATATTGTACTTAGCTACCATGGAAATATCTAAGAAGTGGACTCAACCACTTAGGATCTGGAAACAATGTATCTCCCAGTTTGCAATATATTTTGAGGATAGAATTGACTCAAATTTAGCTGTTTAG
- a CDS encoding YczE/YyaS/YitT family protein translates to MKRFLFYFIGLFISAVGITGVIVAELGTGAWDSVFVGLTNKVGLSPGSWNIITGGLLMLFNASLAKKKPEFLSFLTVFILGVFIDINLFLYSFIDIVTLPEKMLLFAISFVCMALGVGSYLQAKFPPTPIDSLMMVVHKRFNISMAFSRLICEITALTTGLFLAGPVSYGTVVIVLAIGPCIQYAYRKMDVLYNRPKKKAAVA, encoded by the coding sequence ATGAAACGTTTTCTATTTTATTTTATTGGCTTATTTATCTCTGCAGTTGGTATTACTGGTGTTATTGTGGCGGAGTTAGGCACTGGTGCTTGGGACTCTGTATTTGTGGGCTTGACTAATAAGGTTGGCTTAAGTCCTGGATCATGGAATATAATTACTGGTGGCCTACTTATGTTGTTCAATGCTTCTTTAGCTAAAAAGAAGCCTGAATTTCTTTCTTTTTTAACTGTTTTCATCCTAGGTGTTTTTATCGATATCAACTTATTTCTGTATAGCTTTATTGATATTGTAACTTTACCTGAAAAAATGTTGTTGTTTGCAATTAGTTTTGTATGTATGGCATTGGGTGTAGGGTCTTATCTTCAGGCTAAGTTTCCACCTACTCCCATTGATAGTCTTATGATGGTTGTCCACAAGAGGTTTAATATTAGCATGGCTTTTTCTCGGCTAATATGTGAAATTACTGCCCTTACAACTGGATTATTTTTAGCTGGACCTGTTTCTTACGGAACTGTTGTAATAGTATTGGCAATTGGTCCTTGCATTCAGTACGCATATAGAAAGATGGATGTTCTTTATAATAGGCCGAAGAAAAAGGCAGCTGTTGCTTAG
- a CDS encoding accessory gene regulator B family protein, translated as MDENVFFNRGLRVALRMGSIFIFLVAGYQIFFTSNYDLNWTYLIFTLSIIAFFVFSPRDNRSEENSNSNKGLRIWTMILIILSLALSIYNYRQYYSIIIHEAGEYSFTSDTTPYFAIEEPSKIFEGISPSIHPIFNLEKYIMDDVFVESLLRDVSNFEGKSLFFFQIMNIEKIRFKEGKPVEVYFPIEKDAPQGQSGPIIVKIFPNEMVFTVIYMRGSGLRTYQIDYSQETMEYLTKIYNKFGHD; from the coding sequence ATGGACGAAAATGTATTTTTCAACAGGGGTTTAAGGGTTGCATTGCGTATGGGTTCTATTTTTATTTTCTTGGTGGCTGGATACCAGATATTTTTCACCTCCAACTACGACTTAAATTGGACTTATCTGATTTTTACATTATCGATTATTGCATTCTTTGTATTTTCTCCAAGGGATAATAGATCCGAAGAAAATAGCAATTCAAATAAAGGGCTAAGAATATGGACAATGATTCTAATAATTCTAAGTCTCGCTTTAAGTATTTATAACTATCGTCAATATTACTCCATCATCATCCATGAGGCAGGAGAGTATAGTTTTACCAGTGATACTACGCCTTATTTTGCCATAGAAGAACCTAGCAAAATATTTGAAGGCATCAGCCCATCAATACACCCTATTTTCAATTTGGAGAAATATATAATGGACGATGTCTTTGTCGAGAGTTTACTGAGGGATGTATCAAACTTTGAAGGTAAGAGTTTGTTTTTTTTTCAGATAATGAATATCGAAAAGATAAGATTTAAAGAAGGTAAGCCAGTTGAGGTTTACTTTCCAATAGAAAAGGATGCGCCCCAGGGACAATCAGGACCAATAATAGTAAAAATATTCCCAAATGAAATGGTCTTTACTGTTATCTATATGCGCGGTTCCGGCTTGAGAACTTATCAGATTGATTATTCTCAAGAAACTATGGAGTACCTCACAAAAATATACAACAAGTTCGGGCATGATTAG